In Bacillus sp. NP247, one DNA window encodes the following:
- a CDS encoding DUF4304 domain-containing protein, with product MNTPKSKPRSKKDQNFITNLYATLKPLGFKKKRHTFFKADNRFYKLINIQKSQFEDDFYINIGVHPIGLPQLITDQLQIKENISIFDCILQTRIEPINIKKNSLLHNVSHETIDIPNYLSTIFEWFQTWASYEDLAKINIHSITPLLAVVPILKEKAFLLLTCFSFYNLKQYEQANLYLQQYLHCAVHLNTEEKELVFFHEVDMHMKKLVESAM from the coding sequence ATGAATACGCCGAAGAGTAAGCCTCGCTCTAAGAAGGATCAAAATTTTATTACAAATTTATACGCCACTTTAAAACCACTCGGCTTTAAGAAAAAAAGACATACATTTTTCAAAGCTGATAATAGATTTTATAAGCTTATCAATATACAAAAAAGCCAGTTTGAGGATGACTTCTATATAAATATAGGAGTTCACCCTATCGGCCTCCCGCAGCTTATCACGGACCAATTACAAATAAAAGAAAACATCTCAATATTCGATTGCATTCTACAAACGAGAATAGAGCCTATAAACATCAAAAAGAACAGTCTATTGCATAATGTTTCACATGAAACTATCGACATTCCGAATTACCTTTCTACTATTTTCGAATGGTTTCAAACGTGGGCATCTTATGAAGATTTAGCAAAAATAAATATACATTCCATTACTCCGTTACTAGCCGTCGTTCCAATATTAAAAGAAAAAGCGTTTCTACTTCTTACTTGTTTTTCTTTCTACAACTTAAAACAGTACGAACAAGCTAATCTTTACTTACAACAATACTTGCATTGTGCTGTGCATCTGAATACCGAGGAGAAAGAGCTAGTATTCTTTCATGAAGTTGATATGCATATGAAAAAACTAGTAGAAAGTGCAATGTAA
- a CDS encoding leucine-rich repeat domain-containing protein, translating into MFPIGEQPRIIKDLENVTASLEELAIEGKTKNIERLASLQVKKLWVFAVNQKQFEHILTYARPNILYVYEMRIEDLSSLQKLSDVQQLYMCWNTKAKTLWDIAYNKKLKSLLIDDFSKLEDLSALSKCTQLNTFYMGGGINTAMKVQTLKPLAELQHLKKLTLMNLKVKDDSLEPLIQLKNLRELSLSNQFKVEEYAKLSVALPYTACEFFKPYVYMNDAIDGKNIMVTGRRRPVLNSKTDTVKMQKYEEQFKRLQEEYKALVESTM; encoded by the coding sequence ATGTTCCCAATTGGTGAGCAGCCGAGGATTATAAAGGATTTGGAAAATGTTACTGCTAGTTTAGAAGAATTAGCGATTGAGGGGAAAACAAAAAATATAGAACGATTAGCATCTTTACAGGTTAAGAAGTTATGGGTTTTCGCAGTAAATCAAAAGCAATTTGAGCATATTCTTACGTATGCTCGTCCAAATATATTGTACGTTTACGAAATGAGGATCGAGGATTTAAGTAGCCTTCAAAAATTATCTGATGTACAGCAGTTGTATATGTGCTGGAATACAAAAGCGAAGACGTTATGGGATATTGCGTATAATAAAAAACTCAAATCCTTACTAATTGATGATTTTTCTAAGTTAGAAGATTTAAGTGCTTTAAGTAAGTGCACACAACTCAATACCTTCTATATGGGCGGCGGGATAAATACAGCGATGAAAGTACAAACTTTAAAGCCGCTTGCTGAATTACAGCATTTGAAAAAGCTTACTCTTATGAACTTAAAGGTTAAAGATGATTCGTTAGAACCTTTAATACAATTAAAAAATTTGAGGGAGTTAAGCTTATCTAATCAATTTAAGGTGGAAGAGTATGCAAAACTTTCTGTAGCATTGCCATATACGGCATGTGAGTTTTTTAAACCTTACGTATATATGAACGATGCAATAGATGGGAAAAATATAATGGTGACTGGGAGAAGAAGGCCAGTCCTTAATTCCAAAACGGATACTGTGAAGATGCAAAAATATGAAGAACAATTTAAAAGGTTACAAGAAGAATATAAAGCACTAGTAGAAAGCACAATGTGA
- a CDS encoding nucleotidyltransferase domain-containing protein: protein MFTKKSRNIYKAGSLCEFAKAFFIGGIDVENGIKQALPEEVKQLMEQYIVELKGIFSDEKIVGVYIYGSIALGAFHIETSDVDFVTVISDSVNESEKQQIIEFHKKLSKSTLGKRMDGMYIPLADLGKYNDEMNEYVYCADGKANIGHWDINAVTWWTLKNQGITVAGKEAEDLPFQIRWDDVVNTMKYNVEQYWSEKAKRPYLFFIEEWVESAVVTMGRILYTLENKTIVSKDRGLQYLLERSAREWELLLKEVVRIRQNPKEKRMLSRWRRADMTKRYLLCLIEECREKW, encoded by the coding sequence ATGTTTACGAAGAAATCGAGAAATATTTATAAAGCAGGAAGTCTTTGCGAATTTGCAAAGGCTTTTTTTATTGGAGGGATAGATGTGGAGAATGGAATAAAGCAGGCTCTACCAGAAGAAGTAAAACAGTTAATGGAGCAGTACATAGTAGAGTTAAAAGGAATTTTTTCGGATGAAAAAATAGTCGGGGTATACATTTACGGATCGATCGCGCTAGGAGCATTTCATATAGAAACGAGTGATGTGGACTTTGTTACGGTAATAAGTGATTCCGTAAATGAATCTGAAAAACAACAAATTATAGAATTTCATAAAAAGCTTAGTAAAAGTACGTTAGGTAAAAGAATGGACGGTATGTATATTCCTCTTGCTGACTTAGGGAAATACAATGATGAAATGAATGAGTACGTGTATTGTGCAGATGGTAAGGCGAATATAGGTCATTGGGATATTAATGCGGTCACATGGTGGACATTGAAAAATCAAGGTATTACAGTTGCCGGGAAAGAAGCGGAAGATCTTCCGTTTCAAATAAGATGGGACGATGTAGTTAATACGATGAAATACAACGTAGAACAGTACTGGAGTGAAAAAGCGAAGCGTCCATATTTATTTTTCATAGAAGAATGGGTGGAATCAGCTGTCGTTACGATGGGGCGTATTTTATATACGTTAGAGAATAAAACAATCGTCTCAAAAGATAGAGGATTGCAATACTTGTTAGAACGTTCAGCGAGAGAATGGGAGCTTTTATTAAAAGAAGTAGTGAGAATACGGCAGAATCCAAAAGAAAAGCGAATGCTCTCAAGGTGGAGAAGGGCAGATATGACGAAGAGGTACTTGCTGTGTTTGATTGAAGAGTGCAGGGAGAAGTGGTAG
- a CDS encoding YuzD family protein translates to MVNVQVYGTKVICASCVGMPSSTETFEWLQAAIGRKYEGQENKFNFEYIDFQEEQEDEDKKAFAERVVEEDLFYPVVLVNGEVVGEGNPRLKDVYEEIEKYL, encoded by the coding sequence ATGGTTAATGTGCAAGTGTATGGGACGAAAGTGATTTGTGCGAGTTGCGTCGGAATGCCATCTTCAACAGAAACGTTTGAGTGGTTACAAGCGGCGATTGGTCGTAAATATGAAGGACAAGAAAATAAATTTAATTTCGAGTATATTGATTTTCAAGAAGAACAAGAAGATGAAGATAAAAAAGCATTCGCAGAGCGCGTAGTGGAGGAAGATTTATTTTATCCGGTTGTTCTTGTAAATGGAGAAGTTGTTGGAGAAGGAAATCCTCGTTTGAAGGATGTTTACGAAGAAATCGAGAAATATTTATAA
- a CDS encoding NifU family protein, translating to MENPHMQEQVLEVLDKLRPFLLRDGGDVELVDIEEGIVKLRLMGACGSCPSSTITLKAGIERALLEEVPGVIEVEQVF from the coding sequence ATGGAAAACCCACATATGCAAGAACAAGTACTAGAAGTACTAGATAAATTACGTCCGTTCTTACTTCGCGATGGCGGAGACGTTGAATTAGTAGACATTGAAGAAGGTATCGTAAAATTACGCCTTATGGGTGCATGCGGAAGCTGCCCAAGTTCTACAATCACACTAAAAGCTGGTATCGAACGCGCACTACTTGAAGAAGTACCAGGCGTTATTGAAGTAGAACAAGTATTTTAA
- the yutH gene encoding spore coat putative kinase YutH, producing the protein MIQHIYEHYHMHVKELIPLGPYKSFWIRNKIYVLVPIGEMEEEVLVEMKKLSDYMNQQGDITVSTFVPTIHGYYVSEIEEKNYCLLKGMRMLERHATSLGSELSIFHKRGAFFPEEVEQLSRIGEWKALWEKRLDQLEKFWQSQVMNHPSDVFDQLFIESFPYYLGVAENAIQYVVDTEMDDTPQITDAATICQERFTPLLWHQTKRLKLPFDWVYDHPSRDIAECIRYMMIEKKKDWEQTVVQFITDYERNYSLSSFGWRLLFARLLFPLHYFETVERYYQTGNEEQKGIYRARLEIILHDVKRTEQFMNHFYESFRLPVDKLGIRKLDWLS; encoded by the coding sequence ATGATTCAGCATATTTATGAGCATTATCACATGCATGTTAAAGAATTAATCCCCCTTGGCCCCTATAAAAGCTTTTGGATTCGCAACAAAATTTATGTACTTGTTCCAATTGGAGAAATGGAGGAAGAAGTACTTGTAGAGATGAAAAAGCTCAGTGATTATATGAACCAGCAAGGGGATATAACTGTTTCGACTTTCGTTCCGACTATACACGGCTACTATGTAAGTGAGATAGAAGAAAAAAATTATTGCTTATTAAAAGGTATGCGTATGTTAGAGCGACATGCTACATCATTAGGAAGTGAGCTTTCTATATTCCATAAACGTGGCGCATTCTTTCCAGAAGAAGTTGAGCAATTAAGCCGCATTGGTGAATGGAAAGCATTATGGGAAAAAAGGCTCGACCAATTAGAAAAGTTTTGGCAATCACAAGTGATGAACCATCCTTCAGACGTATTCGATCAATTGTTTATTGAATCCTTCCCGTATTACTTAGGAGTTGCAGAAAATGCAATTCAATATGTTGTCGATACAGAAATGGATGATACACCGCAAATAACTGACGCAGCAACAATTTGCCAAGAACGATTTACACCTCTATTATGGCATCAAACGAAGCGCTTAAAACTTCCTTTTGATTGGGTATATGATCACCCAAGTAGGGATATAGCAGAATGTATTCGCTATATGATGATAGAAAAGAAGAAAGATTGGGAGCAGACGGTAGTCCAATTCATTACAGATTATGAACGTAATTATTCGCTCTCTTCATTTGGTTGGCGCTTATTATTCGCAAGGCTTCTGTTCCCGCTTCACTACTTTGAAACGGTTGAACGATATTATCAAACAGGAAACGAAGAACAAAAAGGCATATATAGAGCTCGTTTAGAAATCATTTTACATGATGTGAAGCGCACTGAGCAATTTATGAATCATTTTTACGAGTCATTTCGTTTACCAGTTGATAAGTTAGGCATTAGGAAATTAGATTGGCTATCTTAA
- a CDS encoding phosphatidylglycerophosphatase A yields MKESNQLQERALQLLQERGVTIDDIAELVHFLQKKYHSNLEMSECRYNVERVLSKREVQNALITGIELDVLAEKGMLSAPLQDIVKRDEGLYGIDEVIALSIVNVYGSIGFTNFGYIDKLKPGILEYLNDKSTGQVHTFLDDIVGGIAAAASSRLAHRAEHSE; encoded by the coding sequence ATGAAAGAATCAAATCAACTACAAGAAAGAGCATTACAACTATTACAAGAACGCGGTGTAACAATTGACGATATTGCTGAACTTGTTCATTTTCTTCAAAAGAAATACCATTCAAATTTAGAGATGTCAGAATGTCGCTATAACGTTGAGCGTGTACTATCAAAACGAGAAGTACAAAACGCACTTATTACAGGGATTGAACTTGATGTCCTTGCTGAAAAAGGAATGTTAAGCGCGCCGTTACAAGATATCGTAAAGCGTGACGAAGGACTATATGGAATTGATGAAGTTATCGCACTTTCAATCGTTAACGTATACGGGTCAATTGGCTTCACGAACTTTGGATATATCGATAAATTAAAACCAGGTATTTTAGAATACTTAAATGATAAATCAACTGGACAGGTGCACACATTCCTTGATGATATCGTTGGCGGAATCGCTGCCGCTGCTTCAAGCCGTTTAGCGCACCGTGCTGAGCATTCAGAGTAA
- a CDS encoding GNAT family N-acetyltransferase: MDIHKLTEEEANEISTWTYDEPYTLYSFSGDTEVIEELLDGTYYGCCGEKGEFIGYFCFGENAQVPGGRDANLYEGEDVVDIGIGMKPELTGKGMGKEFFQAGIAFAAEEFNSKMLRLSVATFNKRAIRLYKNIGFQVGPLFLSRGREFMLMEYERPSV, translated from the coding sequence ATGGATATACATAAGTTAACAGAAGAAGAAGCAAACGAAATAAGTACGTGGACGTACGATGAACCATATACTTTATATAGCTTTTCAGGAGATACCGAAGTAATAGAAGAGTTGCTAGATGGGACGTATTACGGTTGTTGCGGAGAGAAGGGAGAATTCATCGGCTATTTTTGTTTTGGAGAAAATGCACAAGTTCCAGGCGGAAGAGATGCCAATTTATATGAAGGCGAAGACGTAGTAGATATAGGAATTGGAATGAAGCCCGAGTTAACAGGGAAAGGGATGGGAAAAGAATTTTTTCAAGCTGGGATAGCGTTTGCTGCTGAGGAATTCAATTCGAAAATGTTGCGACTGAGTGTAGCGACATTTAATAAGAGAGCGATTAGGCTATATAAAAACATTGGATTTCAAGTAGGACCTCTTTTTTTGAGCCGTGGAAGAGAGTTTATGCTTATGGAATATGAAAGGCCGTCAGTATGA
- a CDS encoding HpcH/HpaI aldolase/citrate lyase family protein, which yields MNYFSYLSLEEKRKFFYKEPLSFSKDIEKGQLAYALGATLYTPGTKETIAEDIIRKKHIGATSIILCLEDSISDEEVKLAEQNIVVQIQQIANLVSANILHQTDIPLLFIRVRNLNQMKVIVTELGSAIHCLCGFVFPKFTPINGRLYINQLKYINELYSLSLYGMPILESPEIMHKETRLESLLQIKDLLDSYYDFILNIRIGATDFSSIFGIRRNKYTPIYDITVIRDCISDIINIFSRATNQYIISGCVWEYFSNDYEDGLIHEVSLDQANGLIGKTVIHPSHINIVQAMHIVTLEDYLDAKSILQNADTYNGVLKSSFANKMNEVKPHYNWARKVILKSNIYGVLHENKKFTDLLITNTKQHV from the coding sequence TTGAATTACTTTTCTTATCTATCTTTGGAAGAGAAACGAAAATTTTTCTATAAAGAACCTCTTAGTTTTTCAAAAGATATAGAGAAAGGGCAATTGGCTTACGCACTAGGTGCTACCCTTTATACACCCGGTACGAAAGAGACGATTGCTGAAGATATCATTAGAAAAAAACATATAGGTGCTACATCGATTATTCTTTGCCTGGAGGATTCTATTAGTGATGAGGAAGTAAAACTTGCAGAACAAAACATCGTAGTCCAAATACAACAAATCGCCAACTTAGTCAGTGCTAACATACTGCACCAAACAGACATACCACTTCTTTTCATTAGAGTTCGAAATCTAAATCAAATGAAAGTAATTGTTACTGAACTAGGCAGTGCCATTCATTGTTTATGTGGCTTCGTCTTCCCAAAATTCACACCAATTAATGGAAGATTATACATCAATCAGCTTAAATATATTAACGAGCTATATTCACTTTCACTTTACGGAATGCCGATTTTAGAATCACCGGAAATCATGCATAAAGAAACGCGCTTAGAATCACTATTACAAATAAAAGATTTGCTAGATTCCTACTACGATTTCATCTTAAACATACGCATTGGTGCTACAGATTTTTCAAGTATATTTGGCATTCGTCGTAATAAATATACTCCTATCTATGATATTACTGTTATTCGTGATTGTATTTCGGACATTATTAATATTTTCTCTAGAGCAACTAACCAATATATAATTTCAGGATGTGTATGGGAGTATTTTTCTAATGATTATGAAGATGGGCTCATACATGAAGTATCACTTGATCAAGCGAATGGATTAATTGGAAAGACAGTCATTCATCCTTCTCATATTAATATTGTACAAGCGATGCACATTGTCACACTGGAAGATTATTTAGATGCAAAATCTATTTTACAAAATGCTGATACGTATAACGGAGTGCTAAAAAGTAGCTTTGCTAACAAAATGAATGAAGTAAAGCCACACTACAATTGGGCTCGCAAAGTCATTTTAAAATCTAATATTTACGGGGTGCTACATGAAAATAAAAAATTCACCGATCTCCTTATTACAAACACAAAGCAACACGTATAA
- a CDS encoding phosphoribosyltransferase family protein, whose amino-acid sequence MKIKNSPISLLQTQSNTYNILNDIQVHIEIRDDPYTLALGSFFQMAARVNKKRSFLFVSTILGKHLPVKPVVALASGYALAARYMEILHNTVHPFQKEILNLISSEMDEIPEEAFHYQYPLQEEVLFIGFAETATALGHSMFQCFKNAKYVHTTRESIPELEPVITFEEEHSHATSHRCYVDKNFFQNKNPIILVDDEMTTGKTVLNIIRSIQETFPREEYTIASLLDWRSDTHRNKFKQLEDELQIKIHVISLLSGTIRATGHPLTTSKKDIHNKGTEPHFQKHTIACPTLPYTSIERKANYIKHTGRFGISAHEQIQIHNFAQKVGNDLKKKRIGKRSLCLGTGEFMYIPMKIAAQMGENILYQSTTRSPIHPDQNGVQYAIYNRFSYPSPEDATITNYFYNISFHDYDEVFLFIERDLDEESLSPLLKQLQTVIPIIHIVSFSKRIEKEGR is encoded by the coding sequence ATGAAAATAAAAAATTCACCGATCTCCTTATTACAAACACAAAGCAACACGTATAACATTTTAAATGATATACAAGTTCATATAGAAATACGTGATGATCCATATACCTTAGCGCTAGGCTCTTTTTTTCAAATGGCTGCGAGGGTAAATAAGAAGCGTAGCTTTTTATTTGTGAGTACCATTCTTGGAAAGCATCTTCCTGTTAAACCAGTAGTTGCTTTAGCAAGCGGATACGCTCTTGCTGCAAGATATATGGAAATACTACATAACACTGTTCATCCATTTCAGAAAGAAATTTTAAATCTCATTTCTTCAGAAATGGATGAAATTCCAGAAGAGGCATTTCATTATCAATATCCGTTACAGGAAGAAGTTTTATTTATCGGCTTTGCTGAAACAGCAACGGCACTCGGTCACTCTATGTTTCAATGTTTCAAAAATGCAAAGTATGTGCATACAACTAGGGAATCGATACCTGAGCTTGAACCCGTTATTACATTTGAAGAAGAGCATTCACATGCAACATCGCACCGTTGTTATGTGGATAAAAATTTTTTCCAAAACAAAAATCCAATTATTCTTGTAGATGATGAGATGACAACAGGAAAAACAGTATTAAATATTATCAGGTCCATTCAAGAGACATTCCCACGAGAAGAATACACCATCGCCTCTTTACTAGATTGGCGTTCCGATACACATCGAAACAAATTTAAACAACTAGAAGATGAACTTCAAATAAAAATTCACGTTATTTCTTTATTGAGCGGAACCATTCGTGCGACTGGACATCCATTAACTACTTCCAAAAAAGATATTCACAACAAAGGAACAGAGCCTCATTTTCAAAAGCATACAATTGCTTGTCCGACATTACCTTATACATCTATTGAACGTAAAGCAAATTATATAAAGCATACAGGTCGCTTCGGTATTTCAGCGCATGAACAAATACAAATCCATAATTTCGCTCAAAAGGTTGGCAATGACTTAAAGAAAAAACGAATAGGAAAACGATCGCTTTGTCTAGGAACTGGTGAGTTTATGTATATCCCTATGAAAATTGCTGCTCAAATGGGGGAAAACATTTTATATCAATCTACAACACGAAGCCCTATCCATCCTGACCAAAATGGGGTGCAGTATGCTATTTATAATCGTTTTTCGTATCCAAGTCCTGAGGATGCTACTATTACGAATTATTTTTATAATATTTCATTTCATGATTACGATGAAGTATTCCTTTTTATAGAACGTGACTTAGATGAGGAATCATTATCTCCTCTTTTAAAGCAATTGCAAACGGTTATTCCAATTATTCATATCGTCTCATTTTCAAAAAGAATAGAAAAGGAAGGTCGATAA